ATCTAATAACTGATGAGGAGCCGCAACACGAATCAACCGATCACCTGTATAATAACGAGCGCCTCGAATAGCGGTTACTTGGGCATCCTTTGTAAATCGATTGTCCATCTCCCTATCCCTAGCACGAATTTGTTTTTCAATATGTGACACGTGTAACCGTTTTTCTTTCGTTAATCGATTCATGCCGATCACTAAGTTATCTAAATTAGACGCAATAATAAAGTCTTCACCTTTATCCATAAACGCTTGAATTGGTTTAGGCGCTCCCGGTAAAGATCGCTTTAATACTTTTTTCAAACTTTTTCCTGTTAAATCTGGGTTTTGTTCTGATCCGGATAAAGCAAATTCTCGTTCTATAATTTTTTGATTTAAGATAAACCATGAATAGCTATAACCTGTGTTTTGAATTGCTTCTAGCGTACTTACCGTATCAAACCCGGGGAAATTAGGTGCCGCTAATCGATTTCCTTCCGCATCTAACCATATGGACGACGGGCCCGGCAATATACGGATACCATGTTGCGGCCAAATGGCTTTCCAATTCTTAATTCCTTCTGTATAATGCTACATGCGATCACGATTAACGACTCTTGCTCCTGCATTCTCTGAAATAGCAAGCATGCGTTCATCTACATGTGCTGGAACACCAGAAAGCATTTGTTTTGGAGGCGGACCTAGGCGTTTAGGCCAATGCTTACAAACCAAGTCCAAGTTCCCTCCTATTCCCCCGATCGCTACGACAACTGCCTCAGCTTGATAATCAAATTGGTCAATGACTTTCCTTGAACTCACTTCTCCTCTTGCAACATAACTTGCTTCAAGAATAGAATCTTTCACGCCTGATACCACACCATCATTTGTTACCAGCTCATCCACACGGTGCCTCGGTAAATACTGAATCAAACCGTTATCTATATGTGTTTGCACCCTGTCAACAAATGGCTTTACAATACCTGGTCCTGTCCCCCAAACGATGTGGAATCGTGGCACAGAATTACCGTGGCCGTCAGCCAGTTGTCCACCTCTTTCTGCCCAGCCGACAACAGGAAAAAAGCGCACTCCCATTTCATGAAGCCATGCCCGTTTTTCACCAGACGCAAACTCCACATAAGCTTCTGCCCATTTCTTTCCCCAATTGTCTTCCTTGCGATCAAATCCTGCTGTACCAAGCCAATCCTGCCATGCCAATGCACTAGAATCGGTAATCCCCATGCGACGCTGTTCTGGCGAGTCCACTAAAAATAAACCGCCAAATGACCACCAAGCTTGCCCTCCAAAAGATTGCTCTGGTTCTTGGTCCAATAATAAAACACGTTCTGTTACCATTTGCTGCTTCCGTTGCAGTAACAATACCCGCTAATCCTGCGCCGACAACAATAATATCTGCATCCACCATGATCCCCCAGCTTCTAAGCTTCTAGAAATCCACTCATGGATAAAAAATTCGATACACGGAAAGATAAAACCCTGATTTATTCGCAATTTTGCAAATTCAATTTTTAGTTACGATGTAGTAAAAAAGCATCCTGTTCTGTCTAACAAAGTTTTATTATTGTTTCTTCATTGCCTGAACACCTGTTAGATAGGTAGCCACATATGATAAATCAGGAAACACCATATCCGCATAGCGGAGATTCTTCTCTCTTTCCCCTACTAATATTGTTGCTGTACCAGCATTTTTTCCTGCTTCCATATCCTCATGGCGATCACCTACCATATAGCTCGTCGTTAAATCAATATTGTACTTTTTAGCTAAGCGAGTTATCATAGCAGCATTTGGCTTTCTGCATGCACATCCGGCATGTGGTTTATGCGGGCAATAAGCAACTGCATCAACTACTGCACCATAAAGCGCTAATTCTTCTGCCATTTTTTGATGAACTTTCGCTAATTCACCTTCTGTCATGTAACCAAGCCCAACTCCGCCTTGATTCGTAACGACAAACACGAAGTATCCTAGTTTGTTAAATTGCTTTATCGCCTCACCTACACCGGGTAACAAGTAAAAATCTTCTGGCTGATTAACAAACTTAACACGTTCTGATAATACTTCATTAATAACACCATCACGATCAAGGAAAACCCCTGATGATTGCATTTTCTCACCTCGATAAAAAATACTTCTTCAACATTACCTGGACCCACCCCGGGCTCAAAATGATCTACACTAAAGTGAAACTTCAGTTAGTGGGAATATTCTTGGAGTCCTCATTACCTGTTAGTACCGTAATGGTATGACCTAAAGACCTTTTACAAAAAGGGCATTAAGGTACTGTTATCTCCCACTTAGACTTGTTGTATGGTTCTCCAGTTCTTGAAGTGGGAATCCTTACAGCACCTTAATGCATGATAAAGAAATGATCAGGCTCATTTTTTAGATACAACAAAGGCGCGGGGCGCCCGTTTAGCAACGTAGTGGATGGAACGAATCAACTAAAGATAAAGGAATCATGCCACTAAAACTGGGGTATGCCGACGTCTGGGCGGCAAGCCCGTTTTTAGTTGGCCTTCCTCTTTGTGACGAACCGATGAGGCCTTATCGTAGGGCGCATTTCTAAAGTCGCATCGTTGCTGGGTGATGGAGCCGGACGTGACTAGTCGGTTATTTCGTTATCCACAAGCACCTAATTTTATTGTTTCCTATACAACAAAAAAGCTTCATCTCTATATAGAAATGAAGCTTATATATATTATGTCTAACCCCTTTGTTTTCATGCATCTAATCAGCCGTTATCTTTGTCCTACAAGTTCACGCATCGTACCATTTTTCGCATAATTCATATGCCAGCTAAATGCTTTTTCCAAATTATGAGGTGTCTGCCCGCCACCTTTTAACGCTTCTCTGTAATAATCCCATAATTGCTCCCGATACATTGGGTGAGCACAATTTTCTATAATTAACGGCACACGCTCTCTTGGTGCCAACCCTCTTAAATCTGCATAACCTTGTTCAGTAACAAGTACATCTACATCATGCTCGGTATGATCTACATGAGATACAAATGGAACAATACTGGAAATATCTCCTTGCTTTGCAATTGATTTGGTTACAAAAATGGCTAACCTAGCATTTCGGGCGAAGTCCCCAGAACCGCCAATGCCGTTCATCATCTTTGTTCCAGATACGTGCGTCGAATTTACATTGCCATATATATCTGCTTCCAATGCAGTATTAATTGCGATAATTCCTAA
This genomic interval from Virgibacillus pantothenticus contains the following:
- a CDS encoding D-glycero-alpha-D-manno-heptose-1,7-bisphosphate 7-phosphatase, coding for MQSSGVFLDRDGVINEVLSERVKFVNQPEDFYLLPGVGEAIKQFNKLGYFVFVVTNQGGVGLGYMTEGELAKVHQKMAEELALYGAVVDAVAYCPHKPHAGCACRKPNAAMITRLAKKYNIDLTTSYMVGDRHEDMEAGKNAGTATILVGEREKNLRYADMVFPDLSYVATYLTGVQAMKKQ